Proteins encoded in a region of the Mucilaginibacter sabulilitoris genome:
- the folE gene encoding GTP cyclohydrolase I FolE, whose amino-acid sequence MIDKENLPHRDDDDDLDGYTKVDRYNPALIQNLSGHYHDVLKQIGENPEREGLLKTPERMAKAMLYLTHGYDLDAKEIMNSAMFKEEYSQMVIVKDIEVYSMCEHHMLPFFGKAHIAYIPNGYVVGLSKIPRIVDVFARRLQVQERLTNEIRDCIQDTLGPIGVGVVIECRHLCMSMRGVQKQNSVTTTSAFTGEFLKEKTRTEFLNLISAKLG is encoded by the coding sequence ATGATAGATAAAGAGAACCTCCCGCATCGCGATGATGACGATGATTTGGATGGATATACCAAAGTTGACCGTTATAACCCCGCTTTGATCCAGAACCTTTCTGGTCATTACCATGATGTTTTAAAGCAAATTGGCGAAAATCCAGAACGGGAAGGCTTGTTAAAAACCCCCGAACGTATGGCTAAAGCTATGCTTTACCTTACCCATGGTTATGATCTTGATGCTAAAGAGATCATGAACTCGGCCATGTTTAAGGAAGAGTACAGCCAGATGGTTATTGTAAAGGATATTGAGGTGTACTCCATGTGCGAGCACCACATGCTGCCATTTTTCGGTAAGGCACACATTGCTTATATACCCAATGGCTATGTAGTTGGCCTGAGTAAAATACCGCGTATAGTTGATGTTTTTGCCCGCCGCCTGCAGGTACAGGAACGCCTTACTAACGAAATTCGTGATTGTATACAGGATACCTTAGGCCCCATTGGCGTAGGTGTAGTTATTGAGTGCCGCCATTTGTGTATGAGCATGCGGGGAGTGCAAAAGCAAAACTCAGTAACCACCACATCGGCATTTACAGGTGAGTTTTTAAAAGAAAAAACCCGCACAGAATTTTTAAATTTGATATCAGCAAAATTGGGGTAA
- the hflX gene encoding GTPase HflX, protein MKQKFYDTAVKQERAVLVGVMTPHETEEQEKEYLEELEFLVATAGGQTVKSFTQKLQRPDRATFVGSGKLEDIKAFVTEEEIDIVVFDDELSPSQLRNIERELQVKILDRNNLILDIFANRAQTAQAKTQVELAQLQYLLPRLTRLWTHLERQKGGIGMRGPGESQIETDRRLILNKISLLKERLKQIDKQNETQRKNRNQMVRAALVGYTNVGKSTIMNMISKSEVFAENKLFATLDTTVRKVVIENVPFLLSDTVGFIRKLPHHLVECFKSTLDEVREADILVHVVDISHPNFEDQIRTVNETLKDIGAIDKRMITVFNKIDAFKPEEHQVEPQTEPLTLDDFKHSWMAKNNSPAIFISATKKENVDEFRELLYNEVKAIHVERYPYDQLLY, encoded by the coding sequence ATGAAACAAAAATTTTATGATACTGCTGTGAAGCAGGAACGAGCTGTTTTGGTTGGTGTAATGACACCGCATGAAACCGAGGAACAGGAGAAGGAGTATTTAGAGGAACTGGAATTTTTGGTGGCTACTGCCGGCGGCCAAACCGTTAAAAGCTTTACCCAAAAACTGCAGCGGCCGGATAGGGCTACTTTTGTTGGCTCGGGTAAGCTGGAAGATATTAAGGCTTTTGTAACCGAGGAAGAGATTGATATAGTTGTATTTGACGATGAACTGTCGCCGTCGCAACTGCGCAATATTGAGCGCGAATTACAGGTGAAAATACTCGACCGCAATAACCTTATACTTGATATTTTTGCCAATCGTGCACAAACCGCGCAGGCCAAAACACAGGTTGAACTTGCCCAGCTGCAATATTTGCTGCCCCGCCTTACTCGTTTATGGACCCACCTGGAACGGCAGAAGGGTGGTATTGGTATGAGGGGCCCGGGTGAGTCGCAGATTGAGACCGACAGGCGCTTGATCCTGAATAAAATATCGCTGCTTAAAGAACGGTTGAAACAGATTGATAAGCAGAACGAAACACAGCGCAAAAATCGTAACCAGATGGTGCGTGCTGCCCTTGTGGGTTATACCAACGTAGGCAAATCAACCATCATGAACATGATTTCCAAATCGGAAGTGTTTGCCGAAAATAAGCTGTTTGCTACGCTTGACACTACCGTGCGCAAGGTGGTGATTGAAAATGTACCCTTCCTGCTTTCGGATACGGTAGGGTTTATCCGCAAGCTGCCCCATCATTTGGTAGAGTGTTTTAAATCTACGCTTGACGAAGTGCGCGAGGCCGATATCCTGGTACACGTGGTCGATATTTCGCACCCTAACTTTGAAGATCAGATACGTACCGTAAACGAAACCCTGAAAGATATTGGCGCCATAGATAAACGGATGATTACTGTGTTTAACAAAATAGATGCCTTTAAACCCGAGGAACACCAGGTTGAACCACAAACCGAACCGCTTACTTTGGATGATTTTAAACACAGCTGGATGGCTAAAAATAACAGTCCGGCTATATTTATATCGGCTACAAAAAAGGAAAATGTTGACGAGTTCAGAGAACTGCTTTACAACGAGGTAAAAGCCATTCATGTTGAACGGTACCCTTATGATCAGTTGCTTTATTGA
- a CDS encoding 6-pyruvoyl trahydropterin synthase family protein, whose translation MIHITRKEHFNAAHRMYREEWSAEKNNEVFGKCANPNWHGHNYNLFVTVKGEVTHATGYLIDLKELKTIINDYVIEKLDHKNINKDVEFMAGKMASTELLCIEIFKQLKAPIEAYEGVFLHSVKLYETENNSAEYFGG comes from the coding sequence ATGATACATATAACGCGCAAAGAACATTTTAATGCCGCTCACCGGATGTACCGTGAGGAATGGAGCGCTGAAAAAAATAATGAGGTATTTGGCAAATGCGCCAACCCTAACTGGCATGGGCATAATTACAACCTGTTTGTAACCGTTAAAGGCGAAGTTACGCATGCGACAGGCTATTTAATTGACCTGAAAGAGCTCAAAACTATCATTAACGATTATGTTATTGAAAAGCTCGACCATAAAAACATCAATAAGGATGTTGAGTTTATGGCTGGTAAAATGGCTTCGACAGAGTTGCTGTGTATAGAAATATTTAAGCAGCTTAAAGCGCCTATTGAAGCTTATGAGGGTGTTTTTCTGCACTCGGTTAAATTGTATGAAACCGAAAACAATTCTGCCGAGTACTTTGGCGGATAA
- the mqnB gene encoding futalosine hydrolase, which translates to MLILIVAATAFEVEPLANSFGKRLDILITGAGMVPTAFAMGRQFNLHKYDLVINLGIAGSFDREITPGYVVEITEDTFAETGAEDDQDFIPITTLGFGENTFKPTTTLEQVCNSLYLAKANAITVNTVHGNEESIKKVQRRLNPQIETMEGAAFFYACRQFNIACLQIRAVSNYVEKRNRDNWDIQLAIKNLNNFAIELVNRIIDN; encoded by the coding sequence ATGCTTATATTAATAGTTGCAGCCACAGCATTTGAAGTTGAACCTTTAGCAAATAGCTTTGGCAAAAGGCTTGATATACTGATAACCGGCGCGGGTATGGTGCCTACTGCCTTTGCCATGGGGCGGCAGTTTAACCTGCATAAATATGATCTGGTGATCAACCTCGGCATAGCGGGTAGTTTCGACCGGGAAATTACCCCAGGCTATGTTGTTGAAATAACCGAAGATACCTTTGCCGAAACCGGCGCCGAAGACGATCAGGACTTCATACCTATTACCACACTTGGCTTTGGCGAAAACACGTTTAAGCCTACTACTACACTGGAGCAGGTTTGCAATAGCCTTTACCTGGCCAAGGCAAATGCAATTACTGTAAATACGGTACACGGCAATGAGGAATCAATTAAAAAAGTGCAGCGCCGTCTGAACCCTCAGATTGAGACTATGGAGGGCGCAGCTTTTTTTTATGCCTGCCGCCAGTTCAATATTGCGTGCCTGCAAATCAGGGCAGTGTCAAATTATGTGGAAAAACGCAACCGCGACAACTGGGATATACAACTCGCCATTAAAAATCTAAATAACTTTGCCATTGAACTGGTTAACCGGATCATTGATAATTAA
- a CDS encoding DUF3857 domain-containing protein, with amino-acid sequence MNKTFTLLFAGALAFTAKAQTPATAPTAQAFGKIDKADLELKACDFEKDANAEILFDKGEVYFDQTYNVVTERHKRIKIFNDNGKSEANIRIEYYSANRAEYISGLQAQTINSNNGTVEITKVDKKQIFTEVVDKYYSAMVFSFPNVKPGSVIEFKYRLTANSVADFPDWYFQSHLPTRYSELATNVPDILYYKRLVNVHYPYVVDKTNSSNTHTLALANIPSLRDEPFMGSRDDNSERILFQLLSIRPTNGFTHTFQDSWTKVGESWADDEDFGGQLNRKLADEEAIITKAKSLKTDDEKIAYIFNEVKNTVKWNDVYARYANDGTVKAWEKKVGNSAEVNLILTHLLKKTGLQVYPMLVSTRKHGHVNPGYPSSYQFNSAVAYIPVDSNKYYVLDATSKYNIYNQVPNNFLNSFGLYVNKVDKVYDLAFLQDKDPVRQIVLINAEIKPEGKMTGSADISSFAYNRINCVKKYKTDGEKKYIDFLRDDNNNMKIASVTFENMDVDTLPLRQKMDFNLDLTGADDNYIYFNSNLFTDLKTNPFLNENRVTDIDFGYRDNYNITGIFKLPAGYKVDALPKSLSMMIPDKSIVFRRIIAEQDGSVMIRLSVDFKQSMYFKENYAEFHEFCKKMYEMLNEQVVLKKS; translated from the coding sequence ATGAATAAAACCTTTACTCTGCTTTTTGCGGGAGCATTGGCTTTTACAGCCAAAGCGCAAACGCCTGCCACTGCACCCACCGCACAAGCCTTCGGAAAAATTGATAAAGCCGATCTGGAATTGAAAGCCTGCGACTTTGAGAAGGATGCAAACGCCGAAATCCTGTTTGACAAGGGCGAGGTTTACTTTGACCAAACTTATAATGTTGTAACCGAACGCCATAAACGCATTAAAATTTTTAATGACAACGGCAAAAGCGAAGCCAACATTCGCATTGAGTATTACAGCGCCAACCGGGCCGAATATATAAGCGGCTTGCAGGCGCAAACTATTAACTCAAACAACGGCACTGTTGAAATTACCAAGGTTGATAAAAAACAGATATTTACCGAAGTGGTTGATAAATACTACTCGGCCATGGTTTTTTCATTTCCAAATGTAAAACCAGGTTCGGTTATTGAGTTTAAATACCGCCTCACCGCCAACTCCGTAGCCGATTTTCCAGACTGGTATTTTCAAAGTCATTTACCAACCCGGTATAGCGAATTAGCCACTAATGTTCCGGATATCTTGTATTATAAAAGATTGGTAAATGTACATTATCCTTATGTAGTTGATAAAACCAACTCTTCAAATACACATACATTGGCCCTAGCCAATATTCCTTCATTACGAGATGAGCCGTTTATGGGCTCCCGTGATGATAACTCCGAGCGTATACTTTTCCAGCTGTTAAGTATAAGGCCAACCAATGGCTTCACCCATACTTTTCAAGACTCGTGGACTAAAGTTGGCGAAAGCTGGGCTGATGATGAAGATTTTGGCGGTCAGCTAAACCGTAAACTCGCCGACGAAGAAGCCATTATCACCAAAGCAAAAAGCTTAAAAACGGATGATGAAAAGATAGCTTATATTTTTAATGAGGTTAAAAACACCGTTAAATGGAATGATGTATACGCCCGTTATGCCAACGATGGCACCGTAAAAGCCTGGGAAAAAAAGGTGGGCAACTCTGCCGAGGTTAACCTGATCCTGACACACCTGTTGAAGAAAACAGGGTTACAAGTATACCCTATGCTGGTAAGTACCCGTAAGCATGGCCATGTTAACCCTGGTTATCCAAGCTCGTACCAGTTTAACAGTGCCGTAGCCTACATCCCGGTTGATAGTAATAAATACTATGTGCTTGATGCTACCAGCAAATACAATATCTACAACCAGGTACCCAATAACTTCCTTAACTCTTTTGGTTTATATGTTAATAAAGTCGATAAGGTTTATGACCTTGCTTTTTTACAAGACAAGGACCCCGTAAGGCAGATCGTTTTGATAAATGCCGAAATAAAACCCGAAGGCAAAATGACGGGTTCGGCCGACATCAGCAGCTTTGCTTACAACCGCATAAACTGTGTTAAGAAATATAAAACCGATGGCGAAAAAAAATATATCGACTTTTTGCGTGATGATAATAACAACATGAAAATAGCCTCGGTTACGTTTGAGAACATGGATGTAGATACACTGCCGCTAAGGCAAAAAATGGACTTCAACCTGGACCTCACCGGGGCCGATGATAATTACATTTATTTTAACTCCAATTTATTTACCGATCTTAAAACCAATCCGTTTTTAAACGAGAACCGGGTAACCGATATTGATTTCGGTTACCGCGATAATTACAACATTACCGGCATTTTTAAATTGCCCGCCGGATATAAGGTTGATGCGCTGCCAAAAAGCCTGAGCATGATGATACCAGATAAGAGTATTGTTTTCAGGCGCATCATTGCAGAGCAGGATGGTTCTGTTATGATAAGGCTGAGTGTCGACTTTAAGCAATCCATGTACTTTAAAGAGAACTATGCCGAGTTCCATGAATTTTGTAAAAAAATGTACGAAATGCTTAATGAGCAGGTTGTACTCAAAAAATCCTGA
- a CDS encoding menaquinone biosynthesis family protein, translating to MKLTLGFSPCPNDTFIFDALIHHKIDTEGLEFEVFYDDVETLNQKAFRGELDVTKLSYHAFAYVADKYVLLDAGSALGYGVGPLLISDVEISISDLKEGQIRNSKSEIRNPLIGIPGKYTTANFLLGYAFPKATNKVELVFSDIENAVLEGRVDVGLIIHENRFTYQDKGLKKIIDLGDYWEKQTGCAIPLGGIVANRNLPIDVQHKLNRVLRKSVEFAFANPKSGLEFIRSHAQEMSEEVMYKHIELYVNKYSVDLGEEGRKAIKLLFDTALENQTIPAIKAELFLTPQAV from the coding sequence ATGAAACTAACACTTGGCTTTTCGCCCTGCCCTAATGATACTTTTATTTTTGACGCTTTAATACATCATAAGATTGATACCGAAGGCCTGGAGTTTGAGGTTTTTTATGACGATGTGGAAACCCTTAACCAGAAAGCCTTTCGCGGCGAACTGGATGTAACCAAACTCAGCTACCATGCCTTTGCGTATGTGGCCGATAAATACGTGCTGCTTGACGCAGGCAGCGCCCTCGGCTACGGTGTAGGACCACTTTTGATTTCGGATGTCGAAATTTCGATTTCGGATTTAAAAGAGGGTCAAATCAGAAATAGTAAATCCGAAATCCGAAATCCGTTAATAGGTATCCCCGGCAAGTATACTACCGCCAATTTTTTATTGGGTTACGCATTTCCGAAGGCTACCAACAAGGTTGAGCTCGTATTTTCTGACATTGAAAACGCTGTACTGGAGGGTCGTGTTGATGTTGGCCTTATTATCCATGAAAACCGCTTCACCTATCAGGACAAGGGTCTTAAAAAGATCATTGATCTGGGCGATTACTGGGAAAAACAAACCGGCTGCGCCATACCACTTGGCGGCATTGTTGCAAATCGCAATTTACCTATTGATGTTCAGCATAAACTGAACAGGGTTTTGCGTAAATCGGTAGAGTTTGCTTTTGCCAATCCAAAATCGGGATTAGAGTTTATACGGTCACACGCACAGGAAATGAGCGAGGAAGTGATGTACAAACACATTGAATTGTACGTAAATAAATATTCGGTTGACCTGGGCGAGGAAGGCAGAAAAGCTATTAAGCTGCTTTTTGATACAGCATTAGAAAATCAAACTATTCCGGCTATAAAGGCGGAATTGTTTTTAACTCCGCAGGCTGTTTAA